AAAAGAAGGAATATTTTTGGGTCAACTCCACCTTTAAGGCTGGATgtttcatccacatacatttttaatcacAAGCACACACCACAGAGATATTTTTCTGGAGAGTCATGCATATCATCACCACAATACACCGCATAATAGACTGGAATGAATGCAGTGAAACACATCGACTGCGATTCCACAGATAAACACAGCATGGACGTCGAGCATTCACAACAGCGTCTCGTTTGAATGAACGATTAATATGCTAAggccattttaaaacatgaagtGACATTCCTAAACAGGAGACGTTAAGCAAGCGACTTGTCAGACTCTGAGCTGTCATTTATTACAGATCCTCGACAGTTGCTTCCAAACACGCAAGCCGTTGCGCATTTGGTTTGTTAATGAGGCACTGTATATTTATTACCCTGTTCCAGACAGGCAAATATCTCACTTTCAAGGTACTGCCTAAGGCTTTGCGCTGCCATTTGGTACTTTACACACACCGTTGCACCTTTTAGAAGATATCTGAGCTCCAAACCTCAGTGGGATATTGTTAGTGATCCATATTCAGtattaaatggttagttcatccaaaaatgaaaattcagcaaTCATTTTCTCACCCTGATGTGGTTCAAGTGCCACATACCCTTCTTTCAGTTAATGTTTACTTGCTACTTGTTTATTATTAACCTTTTGAGGAGACAAACATGGAGCACACACTTTtagatttctttaaaattcattcattaatttttcttcagctcagTCTCTGATttaggttgccacagcggaatgaaccgccaactattccagtatatgtttcaaacagcggatgctcttccagctacaacccagtattgggaaacaccaaattggccatacattatggccaatttagtccatccaattcacctatagcacatgtgtttgaactgtaggtgaaaccggagcacctggaggaaacccacgccaacacggagataacatgcaaactccacacagaaatgccaactgacccatccgggactcaaacctgcgaccttcttgctgtgagacgacagcgctaACCACCCTGCCGCCTTTTTTAAGATTGTTAAAACACAAATAAGAGTAGATTTTACCATTTCAAATGATGCTTTACTCTCATATGTATGACCTAAATGCTgtgttttaaatggatagttcctCCAAAAGTTTAAACTCTGtctccatttactcacccttgatttTTTGgtccgttgaacacaaaaaaagatattttgaagaatgttgggaaactGGTAATcactgacattcatagtagggaaacaaataccatggaagtcaatggttataggtttccaacattcttcaaaatatcttcttttgccttCAATAgacctaaaaaaaaaagtcaagggtgagtaaatgaggacagaattgtaattttggctgaactaaccctttaagctgTTTTCACTGTCGGCAGGAAAAATGCACTGGCGTGTTCGCCGACCCACTACTGTTAACATCACTTGATTAACTTCCTCTTCATGTGATCAAGAGTTTTTTTATCTTCAGATTCATTTTAGGataattaacttattaaagtGAAGAATAGTGATAGGCTTCAGTGCTTTTAATTGCTTTAAGAGCTTCTCCGTTGTATGAAGAGGAGGCAGATGTAAATATCAGCAAATGTCTCAATTGACaagttttgattagttttatgTTTTGATTATTACAGTTGTAATGCTGATCCCTGTTCAGTAccaatatatatactttatatatatatatatatatatatatatatatatatatatatatatatatatatatatatatatatatatatatatatatatatatatatatattatatttctttattcatgGTCCAAAAAGAAATAAAGTCATATAAGGTGTTACAACAACACCGGGGTGTATAAATGttcacagaatttccattttattgtgcactatccctttaaagtcaccatgaaattaaaatatactcttattgttatatttatgtagtagtgcttgttataaacaatgtatctgcacattttttgtaaaaaaatttttgccctcatagtttttAATCTAACATCATAACCTTCCCAGCTCCCtagaaatcacttttttttcacgtctggtcacatggaatacctttagggcggggctatcagggcGTGTCTTGTTTCTTACCTGCTTTCCTCCATTTGTCAGTCTTCCTCATTTTGCtagcaacacccatcttccaaTGCTCCAATCGGTTCCTAAAAGACAAAATCATGCACCGCCCTACAATTTTATCTAATTTCAGTTTcaattttatgtaaaaatgatcAGTCCTCCTGtgacttgttttttctttttcatttcccaaatgatgtttaacagagcaagattttttcacagtatttcatataatattgtttcttctagaaaaagtcttatttgttttatttcagcaagaattttttttttatatataaaactaaggtcaatattattagcccccttaaactatatatatatatatcgttatatatatatagtttcccaacattcttcaaaatatattttttgttttcaacgGACCAAAAATTCAAGGGTCAGTAAATGGAGACAGAGTTTGAACTTTTGGaggaactatccatttaaaacagcattttaggtCATACATATGAGAGTAAAGCATCATTTGAAATGGTAAAATCTACTCTTATTTGTGTTTTAACAATCTTAAAAAAGGCGGCAGGGTGGTTAGCGCTgtagtctcacagcaagaaggtcactggtttgagtcccagatgggtcagttggcatttctgtgtagagtttgcatgttatctctgtgttggcgtgggtttcctccaggtgctctggtttcccccacagtccaaacacatgtgctgtaggtgaattggatggactaaattggccataatgtacggccaatttggtgtttcccaatactgggttgcagctggaagagcatctgctgtttgaaacatatgctggaatagttggcggttcattccgctgtggcaacctctgataaatcagagactgatttatatatgtgtgtgtgtgtgtgtgtgtgtgtgcgtgtgcgtgcgtgcgtgcgtgcgtgtgtgtgtgtgttgatagataaataaccaagttaagcctttaaatgtcactttacactttaagctgaatactagtatcttgaaaaatatctagtaaagtattatgtactgtcatcatggcaaagataaaagaaatcagttattagagataagttaataaaactattatgtttataaatgtgttgaaaaaatcttctctccgttaaacagaaattgggtgaaaaagtacaggaggggtaataattctgacttgtaacTCTGTCATATATGCGAAAAAACCTccatttcatggtgactttaagtGGATTTAATCTGAATTAAAGCAATTTCATAATACCTGCATATACTAGAACTACCAATCCTCATCAGCAGTGTATATATAGATGTTTGGATATGGAGTGAAACTATCCTTCACGTTCAGACAGCAAATCCCAGCTGGATTGAACACCTATGCTGTTTGTCCGCTGGGCTGGTCTCCGCTTccaaggtctgactctgcttccCCGCTCGCACCTCCTCTGCGTGCGGATAGTCGGTCCAGAGATTTAGGAGAGCAGTTTTGATTCCTCCTACTGAAGCAGCTGGTTATGTCTGCTCTGAACGAGGGTGTGAAGAAACCGTAGATGACCGGATCACAGCATGTGTTGAGGTTACCAAAGACGAAGAGGGCGTGATGGACGTATTCCGGCGTGACCTGCAGCATTCGGGGCTGAAACCAATACCAGATGCCCAGCAGATAATACGGCGTCCAGCACACCACAAATGATGCCACGATGATGATGGTCATCTTCAGCGTCTTCATGCGTGCCTTCGGGATCATGTCGGCTCCACTGCGTCTCAGACAAGGCTCCCCACCTAGAGaaacaaacatacagttgaagtcagaattattagccaccctgtataATTTTActcaatttctgttaaatggatgaagattttatttatcatttttttattatatatatatatttttttaattatatatatatatatatatatatatatatatatatatatatatatatatatatatatatatatatatatatatatatatatatttttttttttttttttttttttattatattattatgatttttatttacatcatttgggaaatatttgaaaaagaaaaaaaaaatcacaggaaggcTTATAATTTTGAGGAGATGCATGCTGATATATAAATTAGATCAGCACAATGTATCGAAAAATTGTTATTGCGAGAACAGTATTTGCAATATCCATATCGCAGAGAAGTTAAATTAGTTCTATGTGCCAAGCATTTCTGTGCTACATGCATAGATTGTTTAtctaaatctgaccaatcagatgaggccttTACTTTTTTTCATCGCCACCTCTTCAATAGGTACTGTTAGGTGAaactagagctgaaaataaatactaatacgGGCAGTGgtgtaaaaacaaattacaactactcaaactactgtaattaaatagtaatttactaagtagttttaaaaatgtgtgcttttactttcccttgagtacattttagtgcagtatcagcacttttactccactactttcctttaacctgcagtcactactttatttcctGTCTGTGggtattagaaaaatcagtcctgtgattcctgtccaatcaaatcacacacagaaggtaaatcgcatcataatgaactacctcaagacatgggtgatttataattgcagcaaattgttagaaagcattaaaagtgaaatggccttaaacactcagctggcacaagacgtcaacatgacatcagattgacgctATACCCCTATGTCATGGTGGcgttgcgttttgtttggaaatgaaaattgggttgacatcagaacccaatgtcaggcctacGTCAAAGTCCAACTCccaaactaaaatcaaccaaatatcaacatctaatgtttttacagcttgacattgtgtggacgttaccactatgacgtctatcagatgttggattttggatgCCATACCTGagaaataaatatcagtatttgacgtcaatatgacgttggtttaggatgttggctcgacattggattttggtcactttctaacacaacctaaaatcaacatcattttacatcattattggacatccaAATAACGTTgcccttagacgctggctagatttgaatttgatgttgtgtgcctgctgggcaataactaaatgcactacaaattgttacgtttacacatatccacaaattacatgtaaatgcatcaccttttcccagcgtaatactcactactcttgagtacttttgaaaggtctactttttactcatactttgagtaatatttacaacagatacttttactctacttgaactacattttaaggcaagtaatagtacttttacttgagtatgatttttcagtactctttccatcactAAATGCAGGACACAagagaaaaaaatgacaacagccagtAGTCATTTGTGgtattttaaagtctaaatgtttgcttcttgacaactttattttttttcatttaattagcccagaaaaatatctattacctgtttatttgAGTATGATCATAGCAAATAAAACGAATTAATTGATGATAAAATGTTTTGCAAGTTAgttatattgtaagaaatattgttattgcaACACTAAACAACACTGCATatcgcatattttcccagtattgtgcagttctaataaaaatatagtttactCAATATTTATACAGTTGGTCGAATTGAGGCATGTATTGTAATCTGTGAAATTCTGAATGAAACTTAATTCTGAAAATTTGGGATGATGTGTAAAATGCAGCATCAAGTATATGTGATTTGGTAATTTGGTTGTTAATCATTTAATTCAGTAGTTTCCAGGGGACTCCTATTTTAAGATTGAAAATCCTTAACAACCCCTCACCCCCTTTAGATTTTTAGCATAGACAGCACTTTTTGTTTATCAGTTACAGTTCTGCAAAGTGAGTGCAAATGTTGATTTTCATATTGGTCTTAAAAACTGCAGCCTAAACAGAAATGTTAATACATTTCTAGCACTGGGTGGTGTTTTTGAAATGGCAGAACAGAGACTTTTCCTCCTTAAACACTGCACACAAAACTCTTAAAGAAAAAAACGAAATGTCATCAAAAGTTTTCCAAAGACAGTCAGTTCAGTCTACTTTTTTTATACTTCATTCATAATTATTGTAATTTCCTTCAGCACTCAGTATAAGTCAAGACGTTGTTTTATCACAGCATTACAGTCCCCAGGATCAAAAATCTGTCTTTAATTTGGACTGCAATGCTGTTTTTAGATCTACTACAGCTGTGAACTGCTATAAGCTCTTCGTCTGATACATTTTGCCTCAATCTGGGAATTTGGATGCAGTTACGCTGTATGACAGGTACCATGTCAgaagacagcagaaatcaatTACCCTTGCCTTTACCACGAGGCATCTGGCGGTTGATTTCCACGAGGATTCGGGTATAGCAGAAGCTCATTACCAGTAGAGGGAACACATACAGGGTGACAAAGTGGAACATGTTGTAGGCTGTTTCCTGCCAGCGGTGCTGGAAGCTTCCATGTGTTGCACACTGCACAAAGTCAACTCCTTCAGCTTTAATTGCcctgaaaataaataactgaaacaAGAAAAACAATTTGTAAAGAtcagttttttgttctgttgttaGTCTGGACTTGTTTTTAAAGGTACTGTAGCTGGAAACTCTTTATTCATTATCCCCATAAGACAATAttgactataagtaactttgcaactaCTGTACATGTCATCTAGCAATCATCAGAGTATTATTAGTCTGTTCCAGACCCCTTTAGAGACTAAAACCTTGTAATTTCAACTGTCTGTCTGTTTTGggtcccggacgagcccccatttctGCTAACATTTTTTGATGGTCTCCCAATAGACTGTAGATGTCATATATCAATCACTAGCATATTCTGACAGTCTGTTTTGGACCTCTTTAGACACTAAAACCTTGTCATTTCAACTGTGTCTGTTGaatcccggacaagcccccatTTCTGCTAACATTTTTTAAAGGTCTTCCAATAGACAGTACATGTTGTCTAGAAGTCATTAGAGTATTATTAGTCTATTTTGGACCTCTTTAGAGACTAAAACCTTGTCATTTCAACTGTCTGTTTTGgatcccagacgagcccccatTTCTGCTAACATTTTTTATGGTTTTCCAATAGACATCTTGTTGgttataaataaatttgcaactattaTGTCATTTAGCAGTATTAGTACATTGTCTGTTTTGTATCAATGACTTTATTGACTTCTAGTTTAGGTGTAGATTTAGTCAACAGAGTATGAGTATATACTCTTGTCTGTTTATTTGGGACCCCGGACAAGTCATTTATGCTAACATTTTTTGATGTTCTTCCAATAGACTGTAGATGTCATCTAGCAATCATTAGTGTATTATTACGGTCTGTTTTGGACCCCTTTAGAGACTAAAACCTTGTAATTTCCATTGTCTGTCTGTTTTGGATCCCGCACGATCCCCCATTTCTGTTAACATTTTTTGATGGTCTTCCAATAGACTGTACATGGCATCCAGCAATCATTAGagtattattagtttattttggaCTTCTCTAGAGActaaaacattgtatttttaactgtctgtctgttttgggtcacggacgagcccccatttctGTTAACATTTTTTTGATGGTCTTCCAATAAACATTGTTAACTATAAATAATTTTGTAACTACTATGTCATCTAGCAGTATTGGTACACTGTCTGTTTTGTATCCTTGACTCTATTAAGGTCTAGTTTACATATAGATATAGCCAACAGAGTATTAGTACACACTCTCGTCTGTCTTTTTTGGGTCTCGGATGAGCCCCcatttctgcttgcatttttTGATGCTCTTCCAATAGAGTTCCTGTTTACTAAGTAACCGtgcaactacatgtcaactaagTAATTTTTGAATTAGTACATTGTAGAACGTCTATTTTGAATATCAGACAAGCTTCCATTTCTGCAAAACTCTTTATTTTGGTGGTTTCCTTTGGACAGTGTGTTGCCTATAAGTAAATTTGCAGCTATATGTCAACTTTCAGTCATTAAAGTGTGAATAGACAGTCATaatatctttaattttatttttagtgtatCTAACAGACATCCTAGTCAATGCTAGTAACTTTGCAAGTTCATGCCAACTTATTCTTCTTGTCCTAGCCCTAATCTAACAGTCGACTAAAATTCTAATGAGAGTAAGATGTAGATCGATGTTTAAACAacacatattttacataaattcAGAAAGCTTTATGTTTTATGGCTGTTCAATTTTGTGAAAAATTTGGAGGCCTGAAAAACTAAACTTTTGAAAACCACTTTCAAAGTGCaagtatttaaaaattataacattGTCGTCTTTGTGTAAACCACAAAAAATGGGATTATGTGAAAACTATGATGTGTATGCATAATAATGTTCAGTCTAGAGGAATTCACAAGTATTTTCAACTAAAACATCTAATGACAGACTACTGGACTGTTTGAGTGCAGATGTGTAATGTCATAAAGTGACACTGCTAACTGCTGGCCTGGCATTAAAAGTACAGCGTTTTAGCCATTTTCACTGATTTGTATAAAGTTTGCATGCTGAACTTTACTGAATGTAAAGGAAAAGCCTATACATCatattgtattttacatttacattgtatttttgtcatAAAACAGTATATAACAATGCTGCCTCATTGtagatacgtacccctgtctacatttctggagagcatgaattatgtagccagagatacgACTGGCTGCATTTCGTATTGATGCA
This DNA window, taken from Danio aesculapii chromosome 19, fDanAes4.1, whole genome shotgun sequence, encodes the following:
- the gnrhr1 gene encoding gonadotropin releasing hormone receptor 1 → MSGNVSLSLISLLENSSLASSSAPQWETPTFTTAARFRVVATLVLFVFAAVSNLSVLISVTRGRGRHLASHLRPLIASLASADLVMTFVVMPLDAIWNITVQWYAGDAMCKLLCFLKLFAMHSAAFILVVVSLDRHHAILHPLEALDAGRRNRRMLLAAWILSVLLASPQLFIFRAIKAEGVDFVQCATHGSFQHRWQETAYNMFHFVTLYVFPLLVMSFCYTRILVEINRQMPRGKGKGGEPCLRRSGADMIPKARMKTLKMTIIIVASFVVCWTPYYLLGIWYWFQPRMLQVTPEYVHHALFVFGNLNTCCDPVIYGFFTPSFRADITSCFSRRNQNCSPKSLDRLSARRGGASGEAESDLGSGDQPSGQTA